Proteins from one Erysipelothrix larvae genomic window:
- a CDS encoding nucleotide sugar dehydrogenase, producing the protein MKPNLNVIGLGYIGLPTALMFAKNGVDVVGTDLNNKLVESLSKGDLTFEEDGLESLFSEARNNGIKFTTEYFKTNIYIVAVPTPYESSSKKLDPKYVIAAVNNILDICEPQSIIIIESTISPGSIDKYIRPIIENRNITIGKDVHLVHAPERIIPGNMIYELEHNSRTIGADDASIGEKVKELYATFCKSEIVVTDIRSAEMSKVVENTFRDVNIAFSNELAKICRSDDMDVYEIIRIANFHPRVNILQPGPGVGGHCISVDPWFLVGDYPDLANLIHTARKVNDSMPVHVIGRIQDIMSDNGINDISKVGIYGLTYKENVDDTRESPTLQLLEKMENHLASRIKVYDPYVKEKIVECQVMDFEDFLNDVELLVIITAHDHIKSSLNIVKHKLILDTKNICDFDGIYKL; encoded by the coding sequence ATGAAACCAAATTTAAATGTAATTGGATTAGGTTATATAGGATTGCCGACAGCGTTGATGTTTGCAAAGAACGGTGTTGATGTTGTAGGTACTGATTTGAATAATAAACTTGTCGAGTCACTATCTAAAGGCGATTTAACGTTTGAGGAGGATGGGCTTGAGTCTTTATTTAGTGAAGCAAGAAATAACGGAATTAAATTCACTACGGAATACTTTAAAACCAATATTTATATTGTTGCAGTCCCAACTCCATATGAAAGTTCAAGTAAAAAATTGGATCCGAAGTATGTTATTGCTGCAGTAAATAATATATTAGATATATGTGAGCCACAATCAATTATCATTATTGAGTCTACAATTTCACCTGGTTCTATTGATAAGTATATTCGTCCAATTATCGAGAACAGAAACATAACCATTGGCAAGGATGTTCATTTAGTTCATGCACCCGAGAGAATCATTCCAGGGAATATGATTTACGAACTAGAACACAATTCGCGAACCATAGGAGCAGATGATGCTTCTATTGGAGAAAAGGTAAAGGAACTCTATGCCACTTTCTGTAAATCTGAAATTGTTGTAACTGATATAAGATCAGCAGAAATGTCAAAAGTTGTTGAAAATACATTTAGGGATGTAAATATAGCATTCAGTAATGAGTTAGCAAAAATTTGCAGGTCTGATGATATGGATGTTTATGAGATAATTCGAATTGCCAATTTTCATCCAAGAGTCAATATATTACAACCGGGTCCTGGAGTTGGCGGGCATTGTATATCTGTAGATCCATGGTTCTTAGTAGGGGATTATCCTGATTTGGCAAACTTGATCCATACTGCAAGAAAAGTCAATGATTCAATGCCTGTGCACGTAATAGGCAGGATACAAGATATAATGAGCGACAATGGAATTAATGATATTTCTAAAGTTGGAATATATGGGTTAACGTATAAAGAGAATGTTGATGACACACGAGAAAGTCCAACCCTTCAGTTGCTTGAAAAAATGGAAAATCACTTAGCAAGTAGGATCAAAGTGTATGATCCATACGTTAAAGAGAAAATAGTAGAGTGTCAAGTTATGGATTTTGAAGATTTCTTAAATGATGTTGAGCTTCTAGTTATAATTACAGCTCATGATCATATCAAGAGTAGTCTTAACATAGTAAAACATAAATTGATCCTTGACACAAAAAATATCTGTGATTTTGATGGCATCTACAAACTTTAA
- the istB gene encoding IS21-like element helper ATPase IstB gives METIEQLSKELKLSFIKTHYEAAIQEAKHKGLDFQEFLNELLYCERNNRRDNGIKQRIRAARFPQNKTLEDFTTVKFNSELKRKFKELETLNFIENKENIILMSNPGMGKTHYATALGIKACLENKKVLFISVPNLIIELKEAMSKNQITQYKKKFEKFDLVILDELGYVSFDKEGSEILFNLISNRITVGSMIITTNLMFDRWEEIFKDPILTTALVDRLTYKSHLLNMSGESYRVEETIAWLKSKE, from the coding sequence ATGGAAACAATTGAACAATTGTCAAAAGAATTAAAACTTTCATTCATAAAAACACACTATGAAGCAGCAATACAGGAAGCGAAACACAAAGGATTGGATTTTCAAGAATTTCTTAACGAACTGCTTTATTGCGAACGAAACAATCGTCGTGACAACGGAATAAAACAACGCATTCGTGCTGCTCGATTTCCTCAAAACAAGACATTGGAGGATTTTACGACTGTAAAATTTAATTCAGAATTAAAACGAAAGTTTAAAGAACTGGAAACATTGAACTTTATAGAAAATAAAGAAAACATTATCTTAATGAGTAATCCTGGAATGGGAAAAACACATTATGCGACCGCACTTGGAATCAAAGCTTGTCTAGAAAATAAAAAAGTGCTATTTATCAGCGTTCCTAATCTAATTATAGAGTTAAAAGAAGCTATGTCAAAAAATCAAATTACGCAATACAAAAAGAAGTTTGAAAAATTTGATCTAGTAATTCTTGATGAACTCGGCTATGTATCATTTGATAAAGAAGGAAGTGAAATTCTATTCAATCTAATCTCAAATAGAATAACAGTGGGCTCTATGATTATTACAACAAATTTAATGTTCGATAGATGGGAAGAAATATTCAAAGACCCCATTCTAACAACTGCTCTAGTCGACCGCTTAACCTATAAATCACATCTATTAAATATGAGTGGAGAGAGTTATCGTGTTGAAGAAACAATTGCTTGGCTAAAGAGCAAAGAATGA